A genome region from Triticum aestivum cultivar Chinese Spring chromosome 2B, IWGSC CS RefSeq v2.1, whole genome shotgun sequence includes the following:
- the LOC123047566 gene encoding uncharacterized protein, which produces MDLEAKRDLVDSLRRYRETLRWETEFLRSEVTSRGLETIAGRKEYLKEHTAPRSLSRELLDLKEQLSGQKIAGLPVVSLPYLVPRHEEALDLLLHEAHKLGYRIQSLRELAAPISLEAARLLCLVSERCAEIARIIARQGSPNSGKSSADAAIAAYSERSESWESIWGSPVSRSGGFNDITTLSPMYFTPFAPAIIPYTGFATKALQIYSFEISDLNDCLKWPLYVYGVVAARDVVDGNRNLLFSRSRANCQVLTEKDPFLHLTGPSRAILAEYPVDFEVELRIKDGTECQDKALMSSANHHSFASADSAVFFSCLCSAELSLQTVYGAVQATILSIRLVGGESSFEYGGQVSCSSYTEGVNADACREVVLIDCDEKFLEDGLDGYISLSRNVVTVELEGSLKITIKEYTKSRLVANEAQLDIPAQHCQVSKGECVLGGHNVVVLIAWSLLVRDKLDNLVMG; this is translated from the exons ATGGATCTGGAGGCGAAAAGAGACTTGGTAGACTCTCTTCGTCGCTACCGTGAGACCCTGAGGTGGGAGACCGAATTCCTGAGGAGCGAGGTCACCTCCCGTGGCCTGGAGACGATCGCCGGGAGGAAGGAGTATCTGAAGGAGCATACTGCTCCAAGATCACTGTCTCGCGAATTACTTGATCTGAAGGAGCAGTTGTCCGGCCAGAAGATCGCGGGCCTGCCCGTGGTGAGTTTGCCCTATCTTGTTCCTCGTCACGAGGAGGCCCTCGATCTGCTCCTGCACGAGGCGCACAAGTTGGGCTACCGGATCCAGTCTCTGAGGGAGCTCGCTGCTCCAATCTCCCTGGAGGCGGCCAGGTTACTGTGTCTCGTGTCGGAGAGATGCGCGGAGATCGCCAGGATCATTGCGAGGCAAGGGTCGCCAAATTCAGGCAAATCTTCTGCGGATGCTGCAATTGCTGCTTACAGCGAGCGCAGCGAAAGCTGGGAATCCATTTGGGGCAGCCCAGTATCAAGGTCTGGCGGCTTCAACGATATAA CCACACTATCTCCTATGTACTTTACCCCATTTGCACCTGCTATCATCCCATACACCGGCTTCGCCACCAAGGCCTTGCAGATTTATTCCTTCGAAATCTCTGACCTAAATGACTGCTTGAAGTGGCCACTCTATGTGTATGGCGTGGTTGCTGCTCGAGATGTTGTGGATGGTAACCGCAACCTCCTCTTCTCTCGCTCCCGGGCTAACTGCCAAGTACTCACTGAAAAG GATCCTTTTTTGCACTTGACTGGGCCTTCTCGTGCTATTCTGGCTGAGTATCCTGTCGACTTTGAAGTTGAACTAAGGATAAAAGATGGAACAGAGTGCCAAGATAAAGCCTTGATGAGTTCTGCTAACCACCACAGTTTCGCTAGTGCTGACAGTGCTGTTTTCTTTAGCTGCCTGTGTTCAGCAGAGTTAAGCCTCCAGACTGTTTATGGTGCAGTCCAGGCCACTATCTTGTCCATTCGTCTTGTTGGAGGAGAGTCATCTTTTGAATATGGAGGTCAAGTTTCATGTTCATCATATACTGAAGGTGTCAATGCTGATGCATGTCGGGAAGTTGTGTTGATTGATTGTGATGAAAAATTTCTTGAAGATGGACTGGATGGCTATATCTCTCTTTCAAGGAATGTGGTCACCGTGGAATTGGAAGGATCACTGAAGATTACCATAAAAGAATATACAAAGTCTCGTCTTGTCGCTAACGAGGCCCAGCTTGATATCCCTGCTCAGCATTGCCAAGTAAGCAAGGGAGAATGTGTTCTTGGCGGACATAATGTGGTTGTTCTTATTGCTTGGTCCCTGCTTGTGAGGGACAAGCTCGATAACTTGGTGATGGGGTGA
- the LOC123047567 gene encoding conglutin alpha 2 isoform X1, which produces MGTRSLFTDSEIQSDPELSTLIGEILSLKSERRDLIGSLTPGISRWVDEISRAATSSVRCNVDCKEPFGILEDVEDLGQRMLSMSHFLFCSNSHIPLYKADELVSTSSKLVKISKVFYESTQQAMDKAMSEAAEAEEKRKEEERKVDRKKRDRMRKKEKKKKQQQHKEKYEEDKKKRAIMRKKEKERKKKKQQQQQQQEEEEEEEDAQVITSEKITEKMERKEEEEEEEDEEETRRQQEMRKIMAAHEFLRLSSNVLARPFCYRNELAMMITEEDEQEYERVMEAERQAAMEAEEAKREAVRKAEKERERRREMSKQRKAEKEAKRKQILQNKAPIVEKEESIVKEHADEQEAKSPAEQRIVEEHADEQEAKSPAEQLKERMDNQLGLFAGRRRAWEYSSGSKRGQCGGFKDKTLLSPMQFTHCIPGIIPPRAAVIESSLQIYSFKITGLSGDLKWPLNVYGVVAARDTVDHNRNLLFSQSSVMYQVLTSENDCSLCLIGPSRAILAVDPVDFEVELRVHDGYDFRGDGINDRELICVSNRYEVAPSDEIQRLTFYSPLCRAVLSLKRLSSTVQATILSIRVVGEGHPFKSGGEVFCWSSSADGSSTIHEKVVLLHSLEGIPQEDDELDLDGYFPLSRNVVSVESGGGLNVVLETYGGSCTSTHVYFPCEYCNISQRT; this is translated from the exons ATGGGCACCAGGTCCTTGTTTACCGACTCGGAGATCCAGTCCGACCCTGAGCTATCGACGCTGATAGGGGAGATCCTCTCCCTGAAGAGCGAGCGCAGAGACCTGATTGGGTCCCTTACCCCGGGGATTTCCCGCTGGGTGGACGAGATCTCTCGAGCAGCAACGTCGTCCGTTCGTTGCAATGTGGACTGCAAAGAACCCTTCGGTATCTTGGAGGATGTTGAGGATTTGGGCCAGCGGATGCTATCCATGTCCCATTTTCTTTTCTGTTCCAATTCCCACATCCCCTTGTACAAGGCCGACGAGCTGGTTAGCACATCATCTAAGTTGGTGAAGATCTCCAAGGTTTTCTACGAATCTACACAGCAGGCAATGGATAAGGCCATGTCGGAGGCAGCAGAGGCagaggagaagaggaaggaggaggagaggaaggtggacAGGAAGAAGAGGGATAggatgaggaagaaggagaagaagaagaagcaacaacagcaCAAGGAGAAATATgaggaggacaagaagaagagggctatcatgaggaagaaggagaaggagaggaagaagaaaaagcagcagcagcagcagcagcaggaggaggaggaggaggaggaggatgcacaAGTTATTACATCTGAGAAGATCACCGAGAAGATGGAaagaaaggaggaggaggaagaggaggaggatgaggaggagacgaggaggcagcaggagatgaggaagatcatGGCTGCCCATGAATTCTTGCGTCTCTCCTCCAATGTCCTGGCGAGACCCTTCTGTTACAGAAATGAGTTGGCGATGATGATTACAGAGGAGGATGAGCAGGAATATGAGAGGGTGATGGAAGCGGAGAGGCAGGCAGCGATGGAGGCGGAGGAGGCCAAGAGGGAGGCAGTAAGGAAGGCAGAGAAGGAAAGGGAGCGGCGGAGGGAGATGAGCAAGCAAAggaaggcggagaaggaggcaaagaggaagcaGATCCTGCAGAACAAGGCGCCCATTGTGGAGAAGGAGGAGAGCATTGTGAAGGAGCATGCTGATGAGCAGGAAGCAAAATCCCCAGCGGAGCAGCGCATTGTGGAGGAGCATGCTGATGAGCAGGAAGCAAAATCCCCAGCGGAGCAGCTTAAAGAGCGGATGGATAACCAGCTGGGTTTGTTCGCAGGCCGCCGTAGAGCATGGGAATACTCAAGTGGCAGCAAGCGGGGTCAGTGCGGTGGATTCAAAGATAAAA CTCTATTGAGTCCTATGCAGTTTACGCATTGCATACCCGGTATCATCCCGCCCCGTGCCGCTGTTATTGAGAGCTCCTTGCAGATCTACTCCTTCAAAATTACTGGACTAAGTGGCGACCTGAAGTGGCCACTCAATGTGTATGGTGTGGTCGCTGCCCGAGACACCGTGGACCACAACCGCAACCTTCTCTTCTCTCAGTCAAGTGTTATGTATCAAGTACTTACATCTGAAAAT GACTGTTCTTTGTGCTTGATTGGCCCGTCACGTGCTATTCTAGCCGTGGACCCCGTGGACTTCGAAGTTGAGCTGCGAGTACATGATGGCTATGATTTTAGAGGTGATGGGATCAATGATAGAGAATTGATCTGTGTTAGCAACCGCTACGAGGTCGCACCCAGCGATGAGATTCAACGTTTAACCTTCTATAGTCCTTTGTGTAGAGCAGTGTTGAGTCTTAAACGACTTTCTAGTACGGTCCAGGCAACTATCTTGTCGATTCGTGTTGTCGGAGAGGGTCATCCTTTTAAATCTGGAGGGGAAGTTTTTTGTTGGTCATCTAGTGCAGATGGTAGTTCTACTATACATgagaaggttgtgctgcttcattCTCTTGAAGGAATTCCTCAAGAAGATGATGAGTTAGATCTAGATGGTTACTTCCCTCTGTCAAGAAACGTTGTGTCGGTTGAATCTGGAGGAGGGTTGAATGTTGTGCTAGAAACGTACGGGGGATCTTGTACATCTACTCATGTCTACTTCCCTTGTGAGTATTGCAACATCAGTCAGCGTACATGA
- the LOC123047567 gene encoding vicilin-like seed storage protein At2g18540 isoform X2, protein MGTRSLFTDSEIQSDPELSTLIGEILSLKSERRDLIGSLTPGISRWVDEISRAATSSVRCNVDCKEPFGILEDVEDLGQRMLSMSHFLFCSNSHIPLYKADELVSTSSKLVKISKVFYESTQQAMDKAMSEAAEAEEKRKEEERKVDRKKRDRMRKKEKKKKQQQHKEKYEEDKKKRAIMRKKEKERKKKKQQQQQQQEEEEEEEDAQVITSEKITEKMERKEEEEEEEDEEETRRQQEMRKIMAAHEFLRLSSNVLARPFCYRNELAMMITEEDEQEYERVMEAERQAAMEAEEAKREAVRKAEKERERRREMSKQRKAEKEAKRKQILQNKAPIVEKEESIVKEHADEQEAKSPAEQRIVEEHADEQEAKSPAEQLKERMDNQLGLFAGRRRAWEYSSGSKRGQCGGFKDKIQKFEVTYLLNGKVGQNSGANTVVTVLSLSPLM, encoded by the exons ATGGGCACCAGGTCCTTGTTTACCGACTCGGAGATCCAGTCCGACCCTGAGCTATCGACGCTGATAGGGGAGATCCTCTCCCTGAAGAGCGAGCGCAGAGACCTGATTGGGTCCCTTACCCCGGGGATTTCCCGCTGGGTGGACGAGATCTCTCGAGCAGCAACGTCGTCCGTTCGTTGCAATGTGGACTGCAAAGAACCCTTCGGTATCTTGGAGGATGTTGAGGATTTGGGCCAGCGGATGCTATCCATGTCCCATTTTCTTTTCTGTTCCAATTCCCACATCCCCTTGTACAAGGCCGACGAGCTGGTTAGCACATCATCTAAGTTGGTGAAGATCTCCAAGGTTTTCTACGAATCTACACAGCAGGCAATGGATAAGGCCATGTCGGAGGCAGCAGAGGCagaggagaagaggaaggaggaggagaggaaggtggacAGGAAGAAGAGGGATAggatgaggaagaaggagaagaagaagaagcaacaacagcaCAAGGAGAAATATgaggaggacaagaagaagagggctatcatgaggaagaaggagaaggagaggaagaagaaaaagcagcagcagcagcagcagcaggaggaggaggaggaggaggaggatgcacaAGTTATTACATCTGAGAAGATCACCGAGAAGATGGAaagaaaggaggaggaggaagaggaggaggatgaggaggagacgaggaggcagcaggagatgaggaagatcatGGCTGCCCATGAATTCTTGCGTCTCTCCTCCAATGTCCTGGCGAGACCCTTCTGTTACAGAAATGAGTTGGCGATGATGATTACAGAGGAGGATGAGCAGGAATATGAGAGGGTGATGGAAGCGGAGAGGCAGGCAGCGATGGAGGCGGAGGAGGCCAAGAGGGAGGCAGTAAGGAAGGCAGAGAAGGAAAGGGAGCGGCGGAGGGAGATGAGCAAGCAAAggaaggcggagaaggaggcaaagaggaagcaGATCCTGCAGAACAAGGCGCCCATTGTGGAGAAGGAGGAGAGCATTGTGAAGGAGCATGCTGATGAGCAGGAAGCAAAATCCCCAGCGGAGCAGCGCATTGTGGAGGAGCATGCTGATGAGCAGGAAGCAAAATCCCCAGCGGAGCAGCTTAAAGAGCGGATGGATAACCAGCTGGGTTTGTTCGCAGGCCGCCGTAGAGCATGGGAATACTCAAGTGGCAGCAAGCGGGGTCAGTGCGGTGGATTCAAAGATAAAA TACAGAAATTTGAAGTCACATACTTGTTGAATGGCAAAGTTGGTCAGAACTCAGGAGCAAACACCGTAGTGACAGTACTTAGTCTGTCTCCTCTAATGTGA